Proteins encoded in a region of the Takifugu flavidus isolate HTHZ2018 chromosome 8, ASM371156v2, whole genome shotgun sequence genome:
- the kif1b gene encoding kinesin-like protein KIF1B isoform X13, which translates to MSGASVKVAVRVRPFNSREMNMEAKCIIHMQGNSTTIANPKAPKEPAKNFSFDYSYWSHTTTEDPNFASQNRVYNDIGKEMLQHAFEGYNVCIFAYGQTGAGKSYTMMGKQEEGQEGIIPMLCEDLFEKINGETNKEGLSYSVEVSYMEIYCERVRDLLNPKNKGNLRVREHPLMGPYVEDLSKLAVTSYTDIADLMDAGNKARTVAATNMNETSSRSHAVFTIVFTQKKHDSETDLSTEKVSKISLVDLAGSERADSTGAKGTRLKEGANINKSLTTLGKVISALAEVDNSTNKSKKKKKTDFIPYRDSVLTWLLRENLGGNSRTAMVAALSPADVNYDETLSTLRYADRAKNIKCNAVINEDPNNKLVRDLKDEVSRLKELLRAQGLGDILDIDPMGDDYPGSGIKSPLGSLTASPSSGSLSSQVGLQSVTSIQERIMSTPGGEEAIERLKESEKIIAELNETWEEKLRKTEAIRMEREALLAEMGVAIREDGGTLGVFSPKKTPHLVNLNEDPLMSECLLYYIKDGITRVGQADAERRQDIVLSGAHIREEHCIFRSERNANGDVVVLLVPCEGSETYVNGKRVEDAIQLRSGNRIIMGKNHVFRFNHPEQARAEREKTPSAETPMEPVDWTFAQRELLEKQGIDMKQEMEKRLTEMEILYKKEKEEADQLLEQQRLVYESKLQELQKQVETISLVAETPDEEELYEEEEEEVPWTQHEFELAQWAFRKWRYHQFTSLRDQLWGNAVYLKEANAISVELKKKVQFQFVLLTETLYSPLPPELASQEPEKERDSRPFPRTVVAVEVQDLKNGATHHWSLDKLKQRLEKMREMYDRAGEMASTNQEEGEGPLTGNDPFYDRFHWFKLVGSSPIFHGCVNEHLADRTPSPTFSTTDSEITEMADERQSEMSDLIDDEAFVDDTSSDAGTEEGSDIFSDGQDPFYDRSPWFILVGRAFVYLSNLLYSVPLVHRVAIVTEKGEVRGFLRVGVQAIAADEEAPDYGSGVRQSGTAKISFDDEYFKKNEFPSTVMTRSGMSLEELRIVEGQGQSSEVITPSEELNRINDIDLKLGNIADTKLIREGLAGQLEVGSIFTFRVTVLQASGVQPEYADIFCQFNFLHRHDEAFSTEPLKNAGKGAPLGFYHVQNISVEVTESFIEYIKSKPIVFEVFGHYQQHPLHLHGQELISPPTQSRKYYPIPMPLSKPVPATKLNTITKSNLGQCVSKYDLLVWFEISELEPTGEYIPAIVDHSGGLPCHGTYLLHQGIQRRITVTLIHEKGSELHWKDVRELVVGRIRNKAEVDDRASDGILSLNIISAKNIKSSHNSNRTFYRFEAVWDSSLHNSLLLNRVTPYGEKIYMTLSAYLELDHCIQPAIITKDICMVFYSRDAKISPPRSLRNLFVSGYSKTPDCNRVTGIYELSLCKMSDTGSPGMQRRRRKVLDTSVAYVRGEENLAGWRPRGDSLIVEHQWELEKMEQLHEVEKTRHLLLLREKLGDTNPAPSTKSLSELLSPSMSSGTLSTSTSISSQISSTTYESAITPSESSGYDSTDIESLVDREKELATKCLRLLTHTFNSEYNQVVNSISDCKLSDISALGRDPSVTSFSSATLTPSSTCPSLADSRCGSIDQKTPENNSRASSPSYSDYENFPMVPSVETSYLARAGKNEFLNLVPDIEEMRPGSVVSKKGFLSFMEPRSNSWVKHFVVVRRPYVFIYNSDKDPVERGVLNLSTAQVEYSEDQQAMLKTPNTFAVCTKHRGILLQALNEKDMNDWLYAFNPLLAGTIRSKLARRRSGLTKN; encoded by the exons ATGTCTGGGGCTTCCGTGAAAGTTGCGGTCCGCGTTCGTCCCTTTAATTCCAGGGAGATGAACATGGAAGCAAAATGCATCATTCACATGCAAGGCAACTCTACAA CTATTGCCAACCCCAAAGCCCCAAAGGAGCCAGCAAAGAACTTCAGTTTTGATTATTCCTACTGGTCACACACAACG ACGGAAGACCCCAACTTTGCATCTCAGAACCGGGTGTATAATGACATCGGCAAAGAGATGCTGCAACACGCTTTCGAGGGCTACAACGTCTGCATCTTTGCTTATGGACAGACAGGAGCAGGCAAATCGTATACTATGATggggaagcaggaggaggggcaggaaggAATCATTCCCATG ctCTGTGAAGATCTATTTGAGAAGATCAATGGGGAGACCAACAAAGAAGGGCTCTCCTACTCAGTTGAG GTCAGTTATATGGAGATCTACTGTGAGCGAGTAAGAGATTTGCTCAACCCCAAGAACAAAGGGAACCTGCGGGTACGAGAGCACCCTCTGATGGGCCCCTATGTGGAGGACCTGTCCAAGCTCGCTGTCACCTCTTACACAGACATCGCTGACCTCATGGATGCAGGCAACAAGGCCAG AACTGTGGCTGCCACCAACATGAACgagaccagcagcaggtccCACGCCGTTTTCACAATCGTCTTCACGCAGAAAAAACACGACAGCGAAACAGACCTTTCTACAGAAAAG GTCAGTAAAATTAGTCTGGTAGACTTGGCTGGAAGTGAACGAGCAGATTCCACTGGAGCTAAAGGTACCAGGCTAAAG GAGGGAGCAAACATCAACAAATCTCTCACCACTTTAGGAAAAGTCATCTCAGCTTTGGCGGAGGTG GATAACTCTACCAACAAG agcaagaaaaagaagaagactgACTTCATCCCATACAGAGACTCTGTTCTGACATGGCTACTGAGAGAAAATCTGG GTGGAAATTCGAGAACAGCCATGGTAGCGGCCCTCAGTCCAGCTGATGTCAACTATGATGAGACTCTCAGCACACTCCG gTATGCTGACCGAGCAAAGAACATCAAATGCAATGCTGTTATTAATGAGGATCCCAACAACAAGCTGGTGCGGGACTTGAAGGACGAGGTGTCTCGTCTGAAGGAACTGCTTCGTGCCCAGGGCCTGGGAGACATCCTGGATA TTGATCCTATGGGGGATGATTACCCAGGAAGTGGAATcaaat CACCTCTTGGTTCCTTGACAGCCTCTCCATCTTCTGGCTCACTGTCCAGCCAGGTGGGCTTGCAGTCAGTCACCAGCATCCAGGAGCGCATCATGTCTAcgccaggaggagaggaagctaTTGAAAGACTCAAG GAATCCGAAAAGATCATCGCTGAGCTCAATGAAACTTGGGAAGAGAAACTGCGAAAGACAGAGGCCATTCGCATGGAGAG GGAGGCCTTACTGGCTGAGATGGGTGTGGCAATTCGTGAAGATGGAGGCACTTTAGGTGTCTTCTCACCTAAAAAG ACTCCACACCTGGTTAACCTGAATGAGGATCCTCTGATGTCAGAGTGTCTGCTCTACTACATAAAAGACGGAATTACAAG GGTTGGTCAAGCTGATGCTGAGAGACGACAGGACATTGTTTTAAGTGGTGCTcacatcagagaggagcactgcatCTTCCGCAGTGAGAGGAATGCCAACGGAGACG TTGTTGTCCTGCTGGTGCCCTGCGAGGGGTCGGAGACCTATGTTAATGGCAAACGTGTTGAAGACGCAATCCAGCTTCGTTCAG GTAACCGGATCATTATGGGGAAGAACCACGTGTTCCGGTTCAACCACCCAGAACAGGCCAGAGCTGAAAGGGAGAAGACGCCCTCTGCTGAAACTCCCATGGAGCCGGTGGATTGGACCTTTGCTCAGAGAGAACTTTTGGAGAAGCAGGGAATTGACATGAAACAGGAGATGGAGAAACG GCTCACTGAAATGGAAATTctgtacaaaaaagaaaaagaagaagcagaccAACTCCTGGAACAGCAGCGACTG GTGTACGAGAGCAAATTGCAGGAACTGCAGAAACAAGTGGAGACTATATCTCTGGTGGCCGAGACGCCCGATGAAGAGGAGTtatatgaggaggaggaagaggaag TTCCATGGACTCAGCATGAGTTTGAGTTGGCTCAGTGGGCCTTCAGGAAGTGGAGATACCATCAGTTCACCTCCCTGCGTGATCAGCTGTGGGGCAACGCTGTCTACTTAAAGGAAGCCAATGCCATTAGTGTAGAGCTCAAGAAAAAG GTTCAGTTCCAGTTTGTCCTCCTGACAGAGACCTTGTACTCACCACTGCCCCCTGAGTTGGCATCACAAGAGCCTGAAAAAGAGCGTGACTCCAGGCCTTTCCCCCGCACTGTGGTAGCTGTGGAGGTTCAGGATCTAAAAAATGGAGCCACTCACCACTGGTCACTGGATAAACTCAA GCAACGGTTGGAGAAGATGAGAGAGATGTATGACCGTGCTGGAGAAATGGCGTCCACAAaccaggaggaaggagaaggaccTCTGACAGGAAACGACCCGTTTTATGACCGCTTCCATTGGTTTAAGCTGGTGGGAAG CTCCCCCATCTTCCACGGTTGTGTCAATGAGCACTTGGCCGACCGCACGCCCTCCCCCACATTTTCCACCACCGACTCGGAGATCACTGAGATGGCAGACGAGCGTCAGAGCGAGATGTCCGATTTAATCGACGACGAGGCATTCGTGGACGACACCAGCTCGGACGCCGGCACGGAGGAGGGCTCCGACATCTTCAGCGATGGCCAGGACCCGTTCTACGACCGCTCCCCCTGGTTCATCCTGGTGGGAAG AGCTTTTGTGTACCTGAGTAACCTGCTGTACTCTGTTCCACTGGTGCACCGTGTTGCCATAGTAACAGAGAAGGGCGAGGTGCGTGGTTTCCTGCGGGTGGGAGTCCAGGCTATAGCTG CTGATGAGGAGGCTCCAGACTACGGTTCAGGAGTTAGACAGTCAGGAACTGCCAAGATCTCTTTTGATGACGAATACTTTAAAAAG AACGAGTTTCCCTCTACTGTCATGACCCGCTCTGGTATGTCCTTGGAAGAGCTGCGCATtgttgagggtcagggtcaaagtTCGGAGGTCATCACACCTTCAGAGGAGCTCAATCGAATCAATGACATTG ACCTCAAACTGGGCAACATCGCAGACACCAAACTGATCCGTGAGGGTCTGGCAGGTCAGCTGGAAGTTGGAAGCATCTTTACTTTCCGTGTCACTGTGCTACAGGCTAGCGGTGTCCAACCTGAGTACGCAGACATCTTCTGTCAGTTCAA TTTCCTACATCGACACGATGAAGCTTTTTCCACTGAGCCGTTGAAGAACGCAGGGAAAGGAGCTCCCCTGGGCTTTTACCACGTCCAGAAT ATTTCTGTTGAGGTCACGGAGTCCTTCATCGAGTACATCAAGAGTAAGCCCATTGTGTTTGAAGTGTTTGGACACTACCAGCAACACCCGCTGCACCTTCATGGCCAGGAGCTCATCAG TCCTCCAACACAGTCGAGGAAATACTATCCTATTCCAATGCCTCTGTCTAAACCAG TTCCAGCTACCAAGTTGAACACCATCACCAAGTCCAACCTGGGTCAGTGCGTGAGCAAGTACGATCTTCTGGTCTGGTTTGAGATCAGTGAGCTGGAGCCCACAGGAGA GTACATCCCAGCTATAGTGGATCACAGTGGAGGACTGCCCTGCCATGGCACCTACCTCTTGCACCAG GGAATCCAGAGGAGAATCACAGTGACTCTCATTCACGAGAAGGGAAGTGAGCTACACTGGAAGGATGTTCGAGAGCTGGTAGTAG GCCGCATCAGGAACAAGGCTGAAGTGGACGACAGGGCTTCTGATGGCATTCTCTCCCTCAACATCATCTCTGCCAAGAACATCAAGTCGTCTCACAACTCCAACAG GACTTTCTACCGCTTCGAGGCTGTGTGGGACAGCTCCCTGCACAACTCCCTACTGCTGAACCGAGTCACTCCTTATGGCGAGAAGATTTACATGACTTTGTCCGCATATCTCGAG TTGGACCATTGCATCCAGCCTGCTATTATTACCAAAGACATCTGCATGGTCTTCTACTCCCGAGACGCTAAGATCTCCCCTCCTCGGTCCCTCAGGAACCTGTTTGTGAGCGGATACTCCAAAACCCCAGACTG CAATCGAGTCACTGGCATCTACGAGCTGAGCTTGTGTAAGATGTCTGACACCGGAAGTCCAG GGATgcagcggaggaggagaaaggtgcTGGACACATCCGTGGCTTACGTGCGTGGAGAGGAGAACCTGGCCGGGTGGAGGCCCAGAGGAGACAGTCTGATCGTGGAGCACCAATGGGAGCTGGAGAAAATGGAGCAGTTGCATGAG GTGGAGAAAACccgccacctgctgctgctgagggagaAACTGGGTGACACCAACCCAGCTCCCTCCACCAAATCCCTGAGTGAGCTGCTGTCACCCAGCATGAGCTCGGGGACCCTGTCCACCTCCACATccatctcctcccagatctccAGCACCACCTATGAAAGTGCCATCACCCCCAGCGAGAGCAGCGGCTACGACTCAACGGACATAGAGAGCCTGGTGGATCGTGAGAAGGAGCTGGCCACCAAG TGCCTGCGCCTCCTGACACACACCTTCAACAGTGAATACAACCAAGTGGTCAACAGCATCAGCGACTGCAAG TTGTCCGATATCTCAGCCCTGGGACGTGACCCATCAGTGACCAGCTTCAGCAGCGCCactctcaccccctcctccacgTGCCCCTCCCTCGCCGACTCCCGCTGTGGTTCCATAGACCAAAA GACTCCAGAGAACAACTCCCGTGCCTCCAGTCCCTCCTACTCAGACTACGAGAACTTCCCGATGGTTCCGTCTGTGGAGACTTCCTACCTTGCACGGGCAGGAAAGAACGAGTTCCTCAACTTGGTGCCTGATATTGAAGAGATGAGGCCAGG ATCGGTAGTATCCAAGAAAGGCTTCCTGAGCTTCATGGAGCCGCGCTCCAACTCGTGGGTGAAGCACTTCGTGGTGGTGCGTCGGCCCTACGTCTTCATCTACAACAGCGACAAGGACCCTGTGGAACGTGGCGTCCTCAACCTGTCCACTGCTCAGGTGGAGTACAGTGAAGACCAGCAGGCCATGCTGAAG ACTCCAAACACGTTTGCTGTGTGCACGAAGCATCGAGGAATCCTCCTCCAGGCCCTCAACGAGAAAGACATGAACGACTGGCTTTACGCCTTTAACCCTCTGCTGGCTGGAACGATAAG ATCCAAGCTGGCGAGGAGGCGCAGCGGCCTAACGAAGAACTGA
- the kif1b gene encoding kinesin-like protein KIF1B isoform X17, with protein sequence MSGASVKVAVRVRPFNSREMNMEAKCIIHMQGNSTTIANPKAPKEPAKNFSFDYSYWSHTTTEDPNFASQNRVYNDIGKEMLQHAFEGYNVCIFAYGQTGAGKSYTMMGKQEEGQEGIIPMLCEDLFEKINGETNKEGLSYSVEVSYMEIYCERVRDLLNPKNKGNLRVREHPLMGPYVEDLSKLAVTSYTDIADLMDAGNKARTVAATNMNETSSRSHAVFTIVFTQKKHDSETDLSTEKVSKISLVDLAGSERADSTGAKGTRLKEGANINKSLTTLGKVISALAEVDNSTNKSKKKKKTDFIPYRDSVLTWLLRENLGGNSRTAMVAALSPADVNYDETLSTLRYADRAKNIKCNAVINEDPNNKLVRDLKDEVSRLKELLRAQGLGDILDIDPMGDDYPGSGIKYLKDFQNNKNRYLIASENQRPGHFSTAPLGSLTASPSSGSLSSQVGLQSVTSIQERIMSTPGGEEAIERLKESEKIIAELNETWEEKLRKTEAIRMEREALLAEMGVAIREDGGTLGVFSPKKTPHLVNLNEDPLMSECLLYYIKDGITRVGQADAERRQDIVLSGAHIREEHCIFRSERNANGDVVVLLVPCEGSETYVNGKRVEDAIQLRSGNRIIMGKNHVFRFNHPEQARAEREKTPSAETPMEPVDWTFAQRELLEKQGIDMKQEMEKRLTEMEILYKKEKEEADQLLEQQRLVYESKLQELQKQVETISLVAETPDEEELYEEEEEEVPWTQHEFELAQWAFRKWRYHQFTSLRDQLWGNAVYLKEANAISVELKKKVQFQFVLLTETLYSPLPPELASQEPEKERDSRPFPRTVVAVEVQDLKNGATHHWSLDKLKQRLEKMREMYDRAGEMASTNQEEGEGPLTGNDPFYDRFHWFKLVGRAFVYLSNLLYSVPLVHRVAIVTEKGEVRGFLRVGVQAIAADEEAPDYGSGVRQSGTAKISFDDEYFKKNEFPSTVMTRSGMSLEELRIVEGQGQSSEVITPSEELNRINDIDLKLGNIADTKLIREGLAGQLEVGSIFTFRVTVLQASGVQPEYADIFCQFNFLHRHDEAFSTEPLKNAGKGAPLGFYHVQNISVEVTESFIEYIKSKPIVFEVFGHYQQHPLHLHGQELISPPTQSRKYYPIPMPLSKPVPATKLNTITKSNLGQCVSKYDLLVWFEISELEPTGEYIPAIVDHSGGLPCHGTYLLHQGIQRRITVTLIHEKGSELHWKDVRELVVGRIRNKAEVDDRASDGILSLNIISAKNIKSSHNSNRTFYRFEAVWDSSLHNSLLLNRVTPYGEKIYMTLSAYLELDHCIQPAIITKDICMVFYSRDAKISPPRSLRNLFVSGYSKTPDCNRVTGIYELSLCKMSDTGSPGMQRRRRKVLDTSVAYVRGEENLAGWRPRGDSLIVEHQWELEKMEQLHEVEKTRHLLLLREKLGDTNPAPSTKSLSELLSPSMSSGTLSTSTSISSQISSTTYESAITPSESSGYDSTDIESLVDREKELATKCLRLLTHTFNSEYNQVVNSISDCKLSDISALGRDPSVTSFSSATLTPSSTCPSLADSRCGSIDQKTPENNSRASSPSYSDYENFPMVPSVETSYLARAGKNEFLNLVPDIEEMRPGSVVSKKGFLSFMEPRSNSWVKHFVVVRRPYVFIYNSDKDPVERGVLNLSTAQVEYSEDQQAMLKTPNTFAVCTKHRGILLQALNEKDMNDWLYAFNPLLAGTIRSKLARRRSGLTKN encoded by the exons ATGTCTGGGGCTTCCGTGAAAGTTGCGGTCCGCGTTCGTCCCTTTAATTCCAGGGAGATGAACATGGAAGCAAAATGCATCATTCACATGCAAGGCAACTCTACAA CTATTGCCAACCCCAAAGCCCCAAAGGAGCCAGCAAAGAACTTCAGTTTTGATTATTCCTACTGGTCACACACAACG ACGGAAGACCCCAACTTTGCATCTCAGAACCGGGTGTATAATGACATCGGCAAAGAGATGCTGCAACACGCTTTCGAGGGCTACAACGTCTGCATCTTTGCTTATGGACAGACAGGAGCAGGCAAATCGTATACTATGATggggaagcaggaggaggggcaggaaggAATCATTCCCATG ctCTGTGAAGATCTATTTGAGAAGATCAATGGGGAGACCAACAAAGAAGGGCTCTCCTACTCAGTTGAG GTCAGTTATATGGAGATCTACTGTGAGCGAGTAAGAGATTTGCTCAACCCCAAGAACAAAGGGAACCTGCGGGTACGAGAGCACCCTCTGATGGGCCCCTATGTGGAGGACCTGTCCAAGCTCGCTGTCACCTCTTACACAGACATCGCTGACCTCATGGATGCAGGCAACAAGGCCAG AACTGTGGCTGCCACCAACATGAACgagaccagcagcaggtccCACGCCGTTTTCACAATCGTCTTCACGCAGAAAAAACACGACAGCGAAACAGACCTTTCTACAGAAAAG GTCAGTAAAATTAGTCTGGTAGACTTGGCTGGAAGTGAACGAGCAGATTCCACTGGAGCTAAAGGTACCAGGCTAAAG GAGGGAGCAAACATCAACAAATCTCTCACCACTTTAGGAAAAGTCATCTCAGCTTTGGCGGAGGTG GATAACTCTACCAACAAG agcaagaaaaagaagaagactgACTTCATCCCATACAGAGACTCTGTTCTGACATGGCTACTGAGAGAAAATCTGG GTGGAAATTCGAGAACAGCCATGGTAGCGGCCCTCAGTCCAGCTGATGTCAACTATGATGAGACTCTCAGCACACTCCG gTATGCTGACCGAGCAAAGAACATCAAATGCAATGCTGTTATTAATGAGGATCCCAACAACAAGCTGGTGCGGGACTTGAAGGACGAGGTGTCTCGTCTGAAGGAACTGCTTCGTGCCCAGGGCCTGGGAGACATCCTGGATA TTGATCCTATGGGGGATGATTACCCAGGAAGTGGAATcaaat ATCTCAAAGACTTTCAGAACAATAAGAATAGATACTTGATAGCTTCAGAGAACCAACGCCCTGGCCATTTCTCCACAGCACCTCTTGGTTCCTTGACAGCCTCTCCATCTTCTGGCTCACTGTCCAGCCAGGTGGGCTTGCAGTCAGTCACCAGCATCCAGGAGCGCATCATGTCTAcgccaggaggagaggaagctaTTGAAAGACTCAAG GAATCCGAAAAGATCATCGCTGAGCTCAATGAAACTTGGGAAGAGAAACTGCGAAAGACAGAGGCCATTCGCATGGAGAG GGAGGCCTTACTGGCTGAGATGGGTGTGGCAATTCGTGAAGATGGAGGCACTTTAGGTGTCTTCTCACCTAAAAAG ACTCCACACCTGGTTAACCTGAATGAGGATCCTCTGATGTCAGAGTGTCTGCTCTACTACATAAAAGACGGAATTACAAG GGTTGGTCAAGCTGATGCTGAGAGACGACAGGACATTGTTTTAAGTGGTGCTcacatcagagaggagcactgcatCTTCCGCAGTGAGAGGAATGCCAACGGAGACG TTGTTGTCCTGCTGGTGCCCTGCGAGGGGTCGGAGACCTATGTTAATGGCAAACGTGTTGAAGACGCAATCCAGCTTCGTTCAG GTAACCGGATCATTATGGGGAAGAACCACGTGTTCCGGTTCAACCACCCAGAACAGGCCAGAGCTGAAAGGGAGAAGACGCCCTCTGCTGAAACTCCCATGGAGCCGGTGGATTGGACCTTTGCTCAGAGAGAACTTTTGGAGAAGCAGGGAATTGACATGAAACAGGAGATGGAGAAACG GCTCACTGAAATGGAAATTctgtacaaaaaagaaaaagaagaagcagaccAACTCCTGGAACAGCAGCGACTG GTGTACGAGAGCAAATTGCAGGAACTGCAGAAACAAGTGGAGACTATATCTCTGGTGGCCGAGACGCCCGATGAAGAGGAGTtatatgaggaggaggaagaggaag TTCCATGGACTCAGCATGAGTTTGAGTTGGCTCAGTGGGCCTTCAGGAAGTGGAGATACCATCAGTTCACCTCCCTGCGTGATCAGCTGTGGGGCAACGCTGTCTACTTAAAGGAAGCCAATGCCATTAGTGTAGAGCTCAAGAAAAAG GTTCAGTTCCAGTTTGTCCTCCTGACAGAGACCTTGTACTCACCACTGCCCCCTGAGTTGGCATCACAAGAGCCTGAAAAAGAGCGTGACTCCAGGCCTTTCCCCCGCACTGTGGTAGCTGTGGAGGTTCAGGATCTAAAAAATGGAGCCACTCACCACTGGTCACTGGATAAACTCAA GCAACGGTTGGAGAAGATGAGAGAGATGTATGACCGTGCTGGAGAAATGGCGTCCACAAaccaggaggaaggagaaggaccTCTGACAGGAAACGACCCGTTTTATGACCGCTTCCATTGGTTTAAGCTGGTGGGAAG AGCTTTTGTGTACCTGAGTAACCTGCTGTACTCTGTTCCACTGGTGCACCGTGTTGCCATAGTAACAGAGAAGGGCGAGGTGCGTGGTTTCCTGCGGGTGGGAGTCCAGGCTATAGCTG CTGATGAGGAGGCTCCAGACTACGGTTCAGGAGTTAGACAGTCAGGAACTGCCAAGATCTCTTTTGATGACGAATACTTTAAAAAG AACGAGTTTCCCTCTACTGTCATGACCCGCTCTGGTATGTCCTTGGAAGAGCTGCGCATtgttgagggtcagggtcaaagtTCGGAGGTCATCACACCTTCAGAGGAGCTCAATCGAATCAATGACATTG ACCTCAAACTGGGCAACATCGCAGACACCAAACTGATCCGTGAGGGTCTGGCAGGTCAGCTGGAAGTTGGAAGCATCTTTACTTTCCGTGTCACTGTGCTACAGGCTAGCGGTGTCCAACCTGAGTACGCAGACATCTTCTGTCAGTTCAA TTTCCTACATCGACACGATGAAGCTTTTTCCACTGAGCCGTTGAAGAACGCAGGGAAAGGAGCTCCCCTGGGCTTTTACCACGTCCAGAAT ATTTCTGTTGAGGTCACGGAGTCCTTCATCGAGTACATCAAGAGTAAGCCCATTGTGTTTGAAGTGTTTGGACACTACCAGCAACACCCGCTGCACCTTCATGGCCAGGAGCTCATCAG TCCTCCAACACAGTCGAGGAAATACTATCCTATTCCAATGCCTCTGTCTAAACCAG TTCCAGCTACCAAGTTGAACACCATCACCAAGTCCAACCTGGGTCAGTGCGTGAGCAAGTACGATCTTCTGGTCTGGTTTGAGATCAGTGAGCTGGAGCCCACAGGAGA GTACATCCCAGCTATAGTGGATCACAGTGGAGGACTGCCCTGCCATGGCACCTACCTCTTGCACCAG GGAATCCAGAGGAGAATCACAGTGACTCTCATTCACGAGAAGGGAAGTGAGCTACACTGGAAGGATGTTCGAGAGCTGGTAGTAG GCCGCATCAGGAACAAGGCTGAAGTGGACGACAGGGCTTCTGATGGCATTCTCTCCCTCAACATCATCTCTGCCAAGAACATCAAGTCGTCTCACAACTCCAACAG GACTTTCTACCGCTTCGAGGCTGTGTGGGACAGCTCCCTGCACAACTCCCTACTGCTGAACCGAGTCACTCCTTATGGCGAGAAGATTTACATGACTTTGTCCGCATATCTCGAG TTGGACCATTGCATCCAGCCTGCTATTATTACCAAAGACATCTGCATGGTCTTCTACTCCCGAGACGCTAAGATCTCCCCTCCTCGGTCCCTCAGGAACCTGTTTGTGAGCGGATACTCCAAAACCCCAGACTG CAATCGAGTCACTGGCATCTACGAGCTGAGCTTGTGTAAGATGTCTGACACCGGAAGTCCAG GGATgcagcggaggaggagaaaggtgcTGGACACATCCGTGGCTTACGTGCGTGGAGAGGAGAACCTGGCCGGGTGGAGGCCCAGAGGAGACAGTCTGATCGTGGAGCACCAATGGGAGCTGGAGAAAATGGAGCAGTTGCATGAG GTGGAGAAAACccgccacctgctgctgctgagggagaAACTGGGTGACACCAACCCAGCTCCCTCCACCAAATCCCTGAGTGAGCTGCTGTCACCCAGCATGAGCTCGGGGACCCTGTCCACCTCCACATccatctcctcccagatctccAGCACCACCTATGAAAGTGCCATCACCCCCAGCGAGAGCAGCGGCTACGACTCAACGGACATAGAGAGCCTGGTGGATCGTGAGAAGGAGCTGGCCACCAAG TGCCTGCGCCTCCTGACACACACCTTCAACAGTGAATACAACCAAGTGGTCAACAGCATCAGCGACTGCAAG TTGTCCGATATCTCAGCCCTGGGACGTGACCCATCAGTGACCAGCTTCAGCAGCGCCactctcaccccctcctccacgTGCCCCTCCCTCGCCGACTCCCGCTGTGGTTCCATAGACCAAAA GACTCCAGAGAACAACTCCCGTGCCTCCAGTCCCTCCTACTCAGACTACGAGAACTTCCCGATGGTTCCGTCTGTGGAGACTTCCTACCTTGCACGGGCAGGAAAGAACGAGTTCCTCAACTTGGTGCCTGATATTGAAGAGATGAGGCCAGG ATCGGTAGTATCCAAGAAAGGCTTCCTGAGCTTCATGGAGCCGCGCTCCAACTCGTGGGTGAAGCACTTCGTGGTGGTGCGTCGGCCCTACGTCTTCATCTACAACAGCGACAAGGACCCTGTGGAACGTGGCGTCCTCAACCTGTCCACTGCTCAGGTGGAGTACAGTGAAGACCAGCAGGCCATGCTGAAG ACTCCAAACACGTTTGCTGTGTGCACGAAGCATCGAGGAATCCTCCTCCAGGCCCTCAACGAGAAAGACATGAACGACTGGCTTTACGCCTTTAACCCTCTGCTGGCTGGAACGATAAG ATCCAAGCTGGCGAGGAGGCGCAGCGGCCTAACGAAGAACTGA